A stretch of Bombina bombina isolate aBomBom1 chromosome 2, aBomBom1.pri, whole genome shotgun sequence DNA encodes these proteins:
- the LOC128647073 gene encoding olfactory receptor 5V1-like, whose translation MESNNQTAWASGFILLGLTDDTKNERILFVFFLLVYSLTLVGNSLMVITITLSSTLSSPMYLFLRYLSIVDICFTSSTVPKLLLDFLSELKTISFPGCVAQMYLFISFGGIECVLLSVMAGDRYVAICMPLRYTEIMSRKLCIKLVAVCSFIGFLNSLAHTVFTFRLPFCNSRFINLFFCDVPPLLAIACADTTPNEVVVYTAGGSVIVGSFLVTLLSYIFIVRAIINMKTASGRYKTFSTCGSHLTVVTLFFGTSVFTYIRPTSTYSLDQDKVVPVLYGIMTPLLNPIIYSLRNREVQEAIKKVIFRRSIRS comes from the coding sequence ATGGAAAGTAACAACCAAACAGCATGGGCTTCAGGATTTATACTACTGGGGCTGACTGATGACACCAAAAATGAACgtatactttttgtttttttcctattgGTTTATTCACTGACTTTAGTTGGGAATTCTCTCATGGTGATAACAATAACTCTGTCATCAACACTTAGCTCTCCCATGTATTTATTTCTGCGTTACCTCTCCATAGTAGACATCTGCTTCACTTCCTCCACGGTGCCTAAACTCCTTTTAGATTTTCTCTCAGAGTTAAAAACAATCTCTTTTCCTGGCTGTGTGGCGCAGATGTATCTGTTTATTTCTTTTGGCGGAATTGAATGTGTTCTTCTATCTGTCATGGCGGGCGATCGCTATGTAGCTATTTGCATGCCATTGCGCTACACAGAAATAATGAGCCGTAAACTGTGCATAAAGCTTGTAGCGGTGTGCTCTTTCATTGGATTTTTAAATTCTCTTGCACACACTGTTTTTACTTTTCGTTTACCATTCTGCAACTCTAggtttataaatctttttttttgtgaCGTCCCACCTCTACTTGCTATAGCTTGTGCTGATACCACTCCTAATGAAGTAGTAGTGTATACTGCAGGGGGGTCAGTAATTGTAGGTTCTTTCTTAGTGACTCTTTTATCGTATATCTTCATTGTTAGAGCAATCATAAACATGAAGACTGCTTCAGGAAGATATAAAACATTCTCCACTTGTGGTTCTCACCTTACAGTTGTCACCCTTTTCTTTGGGACAAGTGTTTTTACATATATACGTCCCACCTCAACTTATTCTCTTGATCAAGATAAAGTTGTACCCGTGCTTTATGGAATCATGACTCCATTACTGAACCCAATCATTTATAGTTTAAGAAATAGGGAGGTTCAGGAAGCTATAAAGAAAGTCATTTTTAGAAGGAGCATTAGAAGTTAA